Proteins from a genomic interval of Enterococcus faecium:
- a CDS encoding D-isomer specific 2-hydroxyacid dehydrogenase family protein yields the protein MPDYHIAIVNSSSFGRVFPHHLERLKSVGDVHFFTVDQEIPGKELAELLKGFNIIIASVTPFFRRDFFENKDELLLISRHGIGYNNIDLKAAKEHQTIVSIIPALVERNAVAENNITNLLSMLRRTTQAQARVKDDRWEDRAEFVGRTLFNKTVGVIGAGNTGSGVIEILRNGFRCDVLAYDPYKSDLYIESFGAKKVELQELLEQSDIICLCANLTEENYHMISDKEVDQMKENVYLSNSARGALVDEEAMINGLKSGKIAGYATDVLEEEPGRQDHPYLAFEQVVITPHISAYTRECLEAMGEKCVRDVEQISQHLLPERSVQTKSNYIKG from the coding sequence ATGCCAGATTATCATATAGCAATCGTTAATTCCAGCAGTTTCGGAAGAGTCTTTCCACACCACTTGGAAAGATTAAAGTCAGTTGGAGACGTTCATTTCTTTACTGTTGATCAAGAGATTCCAGGAAAAGAACTAGCGGAGTTACTTAAAGGATTCAATATCATTATTGCAAGTGTTACGCCATTTTTTCGACGAGATTTTTTTGAAAACAAAGATGAACTGCTATTGATTTCCCGACATGGTATTGGTTACAACAATATTGATTTAAAAGCAGCAAAAGAACACCAGACAATCGTATCTATCATACCTGCTTTAGTTGAACGAAATGCTGTAGCAGAAAATAATATAACTAATTTGTTGTCCATGCTTCGACGCACGACACAAGCACAAGCAAGAGTCAAGGACGATCGATGGGAAGATCGGGCGGAGTTCGTCGGTAGGACGCTGTTTAACAAAACAGTTGGTGTGATTGGTGCAGGAAATACCGGAAGCGGAGTAATCGAAATTTTGCGTAACGGTTTTCGCTGTGATGTTCTAGCTTATGATCCTTACAAATCAGATTTATACATCGAAAGCTTTGGTGCAAAAAAAGTAGAACTTCAAGAATTACTGGAACAATCAGATATCATTTGTTTATGTGCGAATTTGACAGAAGAGAACTATCACATGATTTCTGATAAAGAAGTCGATCAGATGAAAGAAAATGTTTATCTATCTAATAGTGCAAGAGGCGCTCTAGTTGATGAAGAAGCGATGATTAATGGTCTGAAAAGCGGAAAGATCGCAGGATATGCCACAGATGTTTTAGAAGAAGAACCGGGACGTCAAGATCATCCGTATTTAGCGTTTGAACAAGTAGTGATTACGCCACATATATCGGCCTACACAAGGGAATGTTTAGAAGCAATGGGTGAAAAATGTGTCAGAGATGTCGAACAGATCAGTCAGCACCTTCTTCCTGAACGTTCTGTCCAGACAAAGAGCAACTATATAAAAGGATGA
- a CDS encoding MurR/RpiR family transcriptional regulator, with protein sequence MSVSIRLQIKTMYNDFSPKEQAIADYILENPSKVSHSPISNLASELGIADSTFFQFTKKLGYNGFKDFKMAMLIQENDLSAISIHENIQKTDTELTMAQKVFESSISTLNDTKKLLQQKDLKKAATIINESKRVYFFGVGGSEIVATDAYHKFLRSPIATSHSTDYHIQLMEASLLTEKDCAVLISHTGQSKETIHIAETVRKTGAKTIVITSQANSSLAKLGDVVFISISEETEFRSEALASRISQLSILDSLYVILMFYNEKESRRSIAKVRHTISEIKE encoded by the coding sequence ATGAGCGTCTCCATAAGACTACAAATCAAAACAATGTACAACGACTTCAGCCCAAAAGAACAGGCTATCGCCGATTATATTTTAGAAAATCCAAGCAAAGTAAGTCATAGTCCTATTAGCAATTTAGCAAGTGAACTAGGTATTGCTGACTCTACTTTTTTTCAATTTACAAAAAAACTTGGTTATAATGGATTTAAAGATTTCAAAATGGCGATGTTGATCCAAGAAAATGATCTATCTGCTATTTCTATCCACGAAAATATTCAGAAAACAGATACTGAGCTCACTATGGCGCAAAAGGTGTTCGAGTCTAGTATTTCAACTTTAAATGACACAAAAAAGTTGTTACAACAAAAGGATCTAAAAAAAGCGGCTACTATTATCAATGAATCTAAACGTGTCTATTTTTTCGGTGTTGGCGGTTCAGAGATTGTAGCAACTGACGCTTATCATAAATTTTTGCGTTCCCCTATTGCAACTTCTCACAGCACGGATTACCATATTCAATTGATGGAAGCTTCTTTATTGACGGAAAAAGACTGTGCTGTTTTGATTTCTCACACAGGGCAATCAAAAGAAACAATCCATATTGCTGAAACCGTAAGAAAAACTGGAGCAAAAACAATCGTTATTACTAGCCAAGCTAATTCTTCCCTTGCTAAACTTGGCGATGTCGTTTTTATTTCTATTTCTGAAGAAACAGAATTCCGATCTGAAGCTTTAGCTTCCCGTATTTCTCAACTAAGCATTTTGGACTCTCTATATGTGATTTTGATGTTTTACAACGAAAAAGAATCACGTCGTTCTATCGCTAAAGTTCGACATACGATTTCTGAAATCAAAGAATAG
- a CDS encoding iron-containing alcohol dehydrogenase family protein: protein MVNGLKVKTGPQFYLYEEGGISKVSDLLKSYGAKRVLVTHGTVSWKKALPKLVFLNDETIQFFYHRYSGECSYAEARRIATIIKKNEIDFVVGVGGGKLTDLVGYSANLARIDFGVIPTLASNCAPWTPLAVMYKENGQAEGKTEHFYRQAAFFITDPQLVIDSPVPYFIAGLADTLAKWYESELILEQDFLQDESFLKLAQDTAKICKEEILNHSAKAIQDMAQRKLTSEFKQLSEIIFAVAGLVGGLGDKYARNAAAHAMHDAISKYIPESHRFLHGEKVAYGIFYQLALEGRWEKIDELYPLYRELELPVSLEQMGLFPKDKQIIDKMAEFIDSKEKVHLIPIEVTQKSLIQSMMELEGYIRKI from the coding sequence ATGGTGAACGGTTTAAAAGTGAAAACAGGCCCTCAATTTTATTTATATGAAGAAGGTGGTATTTCAAAAGTTTCTGATCTCTTGAAATCATACGGCGCGAAAAGAGTACTGGTCACCCACGGAACGGTATCATGGAAAAAGGCGCTACCTAAATTAGTATTTTTGAATGACGAAACGATTCAATTTTTTTATCATCGTTATTCTGGAGAATGTAGTTATGCTGAAGCCAGACGAATAGCTACAATCATCAAAAAAAATGAAATCGATTTCGTAGTTGGCGTTGGCGGAGGAAAACTGACCGATCTAGTGGGTTATAGTGCCAATCTTGCAAGAATCGATTTCGGCGTCATCCCTACTTTAGCTAGTAATTGTGCTCCATGGACACCTCTTGCTGTCATGTATAAGGAGAATGGACAAGCAGAAGGGAAAACAGAACACTTTTACAGACAAGCTGCTTTTTTTATAACAGATCCCCAATTAGTGATTGATTCCCCTGTTCCATATTTCATTGCCGGGTTAGCAGATACACTAGCAAAATGGTATGAATCTGAGCTCATCTTAGAACAAGATTTTTTGCAAGATGAATCATTTTTGAAGCTAGCACAAGATACTGCGAAGATCTGCAAAGAAGAGATTTTGAATCATTCTGCTAAAGCAATCCAAGATATGGCACAAAGAAAACTGACATCGGAGTTCAAACAGCTTTCAGAGATTATCTTTGCTGTTGCTGGTTTAGTTGGAGGATTAGGAGATAAATACGCAAGAAATGCGGCAGCACATGCTATGCATGACGCTATCAGTAAATATATTCCGGAAAGCCATCGTTTTCTACATGGAGAAAAAGTAGCGTATGGGATTTTCTATCAACTGGCACTAGAAGGTCGCTGGGAAAAAATAGACGAGTTATATCCTTTGTATCGGGAATTAGAACTGCCGGTTTCTCTAGAACAAATGGGATTATTTCCGAAAGATAAACAGATAATAGATAAAATGGCTGAATTTATTGATTCGAAAGAGAAAGTGCATTTGATTCCTATAGAGGTAACACAGAAATCACTGATACAGTCAATGATGGAACTGGAAGGTTATATCAGAAAGATCTGA
- the gnd gene encoding phosphogluconate dehydrogenase (NAD(+)-dependent, decarboxylating), with product MEIGVIGLGKMGLNLALNLKEHHHKVQGLDISSTAVSQARENDIPAYQEISEFLATFEQKKIIWLMLPAGEITENMLRKLFPKLGPGDIIIEGGNSYYKDSIRRAEEFQKNEIGYLDCGTSGGIEGARHQACLMIGGDKETFLSVEQLFKDVAIERGYLYAGASGSGHFLKMIHNGIEYGMMQAIGEGFQLVQKSEYAFDLEQVARVWNHGSVIRGWLMEIMEDQLNEHPNLSNYRGIVSASGEAKWTVETALEMAVPVPVIATSLFMRNLSQEEDSFSAKVVSALRNGFGGHEIVEKGE from the coding sequence ATGGAAATTGGTGTAATTGGTTTGGGAAAAATGGGATTGAATTTAGCTTTAAACTTAAAAGAGCACCATCACAAAGTACAAGGACTCGACATTTCAAGTACAGCTGTTAGTCAGGCAAGAGAAAATGACATTCCTGCTTATCAAGAGATCTCTGAATTTCTAGCTACTTTTGAGCAGAAAAAAATCATCTGGTTAATGCTTCCTGCTGGAGAGATAACCGAAAACATGTTAAGAAAACTTTTTCCAAAACTCGGACCAGGAGACATTATTATTGAAGGCGGAAACTCTTATTATAAAGATTCAATCCGTCGAGCAGAAGAGTTTCAGAAAAATGAAATCGGTTACTTGGATTGTGGGACTTCTGGAGGAATCGAAGGAGCACGACATCAAGCCTGCTTAATGATTGGAGGAGATAAAGAAACTTTTCTATCCGTGGAACAATTATTCAAAGATGTAGCAATTGAAAGAGGATATCTGTATGCTGGTGCATCCGGAAGCGGACACTTCTTGAAAATGATCCATAATGGAATCGAATATGGAATGATGCAAGCAATCGGTGAAGGATTCCAACTTGTACAAAAAAGTGAGTATGCTTTTGACTTGGAACAAGTCGCACGTGTTTGGAATCATGGTTCGGTGATTCGCGGCTGGCTGATGGAAATCATGGAAGATCAGTTAAACGAACATCCCAATTTAAGTAATTATCGGGGAATCGTTTCTGCATCAGGTGAAGCAAAATGGACGGTTGAAACAGCGCTAGAAATGGCTGTTCCAGTTCCAGTAATTGCAACTAGTTTGTTCATGAGGAATCTTTCACAGGAAGAAGATAGTTTTTCAGCAAAAGTAGTTTCAGCACTAAGAAATGGGTTTGGCGGACATGAAATAGTTGAAAAAGGTGAGTAA